A genomic segment from Gilvibacter sp. SZ-19 encodes:
- a CDS encoding DUF4870 domain-containing protein, with amino-acid sequence MEVLNDSNTKSNSQLVVIMHLSQLLNLVSGLGGIIVPLVIWLSQRDRDTAIDRHGKQIMNFQITMFLAAIVSIPCIFLFGLGILMLLGIGLLTLVLPIIGGIKASNGEYFEYPFTLQLIK; translated from the coding sequence ATGGAAGTTTTAAACGACAGCAACACAAAATCTAACAGTCAATTAGTAGTCATTATGCACTTATCTCAGCTACTGAATTTAGTTTCAGGATTGGGAGGTATCATCGTGCCGCTAGTTATCTGGCTTTCACAACGCGATCGCGATACAGCGATAGACAGACACGGGAAACAGATCATGAACTTTCAGATCACCATGTTCTTGGCGGCCATAGTGTCAATTCCTTGTATCTTCTTATTCGGACTAGGTATCTTGATGTTACTCGGTATAGGGCTACTCACATTAGTACTTCCAATCATTGGAGGAATCAAAGCCAGTAATGGAGAATACTTTGAATATCCATTTACCTTACAATTGATCAAATAG
- the mnmE gene encoding tRNA uridine-5-carboxymethylaminomethyl(34) synthesis GTPase MnmE, with protein sequence MIPQETIVALATPPGTGAIAVIRLSGADAIAIADRLFVSVHGKQLQKQKTHTAHLGHIVADGKTVDEVLALLYKGPTSYTGEDVVEFSCHGSPYIQQKIINLALANGCRAAKPGEFTLRAFVNGKMDLSQAEAVADLIASDSEAAHQVAMQQMRGGFSEEIKNLRQELLNFASLIELELDFSEEDVEFADRTAFESLLERLQAVLKRLVDSFAIGNVIKHGIPVAIVGAPNVGKSTLLNALLNEERAIVSDIAGTTRDTVEDEISVGGLNFRFIDTAGIRATEDTIEQIGIARTFEKINQAQVIIYLMEASAVLDESQELKQQLRELKEKHPQKPLLIVANKLDLLPSQKQSAVIQLLKEATADLPQTQEIAMSAKEKAGVEALQNGLLEFVNTGALKNDQSIVTNSRHYDALLKALEEITKVREGMEANLSGDLLAIDIRQALYHLGEITGEITNDELLGNIFANFCIGK encoded by the coding sequence GTGATACCTCAAGAAACCATTGTTGCCCTAGCAACTCCGCCTGGAACAGGAGCTATAGCTGTTATTCGCCTTTCTGGAGCCGATGCCATAGCTATCGCAGACAGACTCTTTGTTTCTGTTCACGGCAAACAGTTGCAAAAGCAGAAGACACATACCGCGCACCTAGGCCATATAGTAGCCGACGGTAAGACTGTTGATGAAGTACTGGCCTTACTCTATAAAGGCCCTACCTCGTATACGGGAGAAGATGTGGTGGAGTTTTCTTGTCATGGATCCCCTTATATACAACAAAAGATCATCAATTTGGCTCTGGCTAATGGTTGTCGGGCTGCAAAACCTGGAGAATTCACCTTGCGCGCTTTTGTAAATGGTAAGATGGATTTGAGCCAGGCAGAAGCGGTGGCAGATCTGATCGCTTCAGACAGCGAAGCGGCCCATCAGGTGGCTATGCAACAGATGCGCGGTGGCTTTTCAGAGGAGATCAAAAACCTGCGTCAAGAATTGCTGAACTTTGCTTCGCTTATAGAATTGGAGCTCGATTTTAGTGAAGAAGACGTAGAATTTGCAGATCGGACAGCCTTTGAGTCCTTATTAGAACGCCTACAGGCTGTTCTTAAACGCTTGGTAGATAGTTTCGCTATAGGAAATGTTATTAAACACGGCATTCCCGTTGCCATAGTTGGAGCTCCCAATGTTGGAAAATCTACACTGCTGAATGCCTTACTGAACGAAGAACGCGCTATAGTTTCCGATATAGCCGGAACCACAAGAGATACTGTAGAAGATGAGATCAGTGTTGGTGGCCTTAATTTTAGATTCATAGATACAGCCGGTATACGCGCCACTGAAGATACCATAGAACAGATCGGTATAGCCCGAACCTTCGAAAAGATCAATCAGGCACAGGTGATCATATATCTGATGGAAGCTAGTGCCGTGCTCGACGAGTCTCAAGAGCTCAAGCAGCAATTGCGAGAACTCAAAGAGAAACATCCGCAGAAACCCTTATTGATAGTGGCAAACAAACTCGATCTACTGCCAAGCCAAAAGCAGTCCGCAGTAATTCAGCTTTTAAAAGAAGCAACAGCAGACTTACCGCAAACCCAGGAGATCGCCATGTCCGCAAAAGAAAAAGCGGGCGTAGAAGCCTTGCAGAACGGCTTGTTGGAATTTGTGAATACTGGAGCTTTAAAGAACGATCAATCCATAGTGACCAACAGCCGCCACTACGATGCCTTACTTAAAGCCCTAGAAGAGATCACCAAAGTGCGCGAAGGCATGGAAGCCAATTTGAGTGGCGATCTATTGGCTATAGACATTAGACAAGCCTTATATCACCTCGGAGAGATCACTGGTGAGATCACCAACGACGAGCTTTTGGGAAACATCTTTGCCAACTTCTGCATAGGAAAATAG
- a CDS encoding site-specific integrase produces MKVHLRKKKLRTGKLSLYIEYYKGIQTLESGKIKHLRDYEYLQLYLVANPKSAIEKKKNKEQLQLAEQILAIRKAEVYQGKYRIRSEHKGKTTLLDFYEQKKEERYETKGNYDNWEAAQKHLEKYCPKHITFNDVDIDFIKGFKKYLNTVAVTKGNKKLAQNTKHTYFNKFKAALRAAFDEGYMKENLITKVKGFTMGESKREYLTSEELQRLSRTPCEVNVLKSAFLFSALTGIRWSDINKLTWSEVRNEGIDSSGNEIFRIIFKQKKTEGMEYLYISKQARELLGERKESNDRVFTNLHYSAHMNLKLLRWCMFAGITKHITFHSARHTNAVLLLENGADIYTVSKRLGHKEIRTTEIYAKIIDKKMKEAAHLVPKLELENVE; encoded by the coding sequence ATAAAAGTTCATTTAAGAAAGAAGAAATTAAGGACAGGAAAACTAAGTCTATATATTGAATATTATAAAGGCATACAAACCCTAGAAAGCGGAAAAATTAAACACCTTAGAGATTATGAGTATTTACAACTCTATTTAGTTGCTAATCCAAAATCAGCCATTGAAAAGAAGAAGAATAAAGAGCAACTCCAATTAGCTGAGCAAATTCTTGCAATCAGGAAAGCAGAAGTTTACCAAGGAAAGTATAGGATTCGGAGTGAACATAAAGGTAAGACCACTTTATTAGACTTTTATGAACAAAAAAAAGAGGAGCGTTATGAGACAAAAGGAAATTATGACAATTGGGAAGCAGCACAAAAGCATTTAGAAAAGTATTGTCCAAAGCATATTACCTTTAATGACGTAGATATTGATTTTATAAAAGGGTTCAAAAAATATTTGAATACGGTTGCAGTAACTAAAGGAAATAAGAAGCTGGCACAAAATACAAAACACACTTACTTTAATAAGTTTAAAGCTGCGTTGCGAGCTGCTTTTGACGAAGGCTATATGAAAGAAAACCTAATAACAAAGGTCAAAGGGTTTACTATGGGGGAATCCAAAAGAGAATATTTAACTTCTGAAGAATTGCAAAGACTTTCGAGAACCCCTTGTGAAGTTAATGTATTAAAGTCTGCCTTTTTATTTTCTGCACTTACCGGTATAAGATGGTCGGATATCAATAAATTAACCTGGTCTGAAGTTAGAAATGAGGGAATAGATAGTTCAGGAAATGAAATCTTTCGTATCATTTTCAAGCAGAAAAAAACGGAAGGAATGGAATACTTATATATTTCTAAACAGGCAAGGGAATTACTTGGAGAACGCAAAGAGTCAAATGATCGTGTATTTACCAATCTTCATTATAGTGCCCATATGAATTTAAAGTTATTGCGATGGTGTATGTTCGCAGGTATCACTAAACATATCACTTTTCATTCCGCCAGGCATACAAATGCTGTTCTACTTTTAGAAAATGGAGCTGACATTTATACAGTTTCCAAAAGACTAGGACACAAAGAAATAAGAACTACAGAGATTTATGCCAAAATTATTGATAAAAAAATGAAAGAAGCTGCGCATTTAGTGCCGAAACTAGAACTTGAAAACGTTGAATAA
- a CDS encoding AlpA family transcriptional regulator — MDNIKLEEKLDRIESLLLGSKQVLTLEEACDYTGISRSYLYKLTSAGIIPHSKPNGKMIFFDINRLNEWLLRNDRKSKCEIENMALDYVLKKK, encoded by the coding sequence ATGGACAATATTAAACTAGAAGAAAAACTCGATAGAATTGAGAGCTTATTATTAGGCTCTAAACAAGTACTTACTTTGGAAGAAGCGTGTGATTATACGGGTATATCACGCAGCTATCTCTATAAATTAACTTCCGCTGGTATTATTCCTCACAGTAAACCAAATGGTAAAATGATATTTTTTGATATCAATCGCCTAAATGAATGGCTTTTACGGAATGACCGAAAATCTAAATGTGAAATAGAGAACATGGCATTAGACTATGTTTTAAAGAAAAAATAA
- a CDS encoding primase-helicase family protein, translating into MKAIPYIRVGTSYYKKVQAPTIAGHFNEILVSWSIETIRQDHGKSYLSKISKYDGFTCIPNHVDFKQEYKGFYNIYSPLSKTPKKGSIETTLHFVKHIFGKQYELGLDYLQLLYVKPIQVLPILCLVSKERSTGKSTFLKWLKEIFDNNLTYLTNDSFSSQFNADWANKLLICIDEVLFNKEELTERIKYLSTTNINKLEAKGKDKREVEFFGKFILCSNNEDNFIKIDANETRFWVIKVPTIEKEHTDYLEKLISEIPAFLYFLKHRQLSTKHLTRMWFAPQQIKTVALKKLVQHNRNRVEKELASIILSVMEKFDLEKVHLCPIDALHALNKTRVKTDLTQLRRLLKKDWKLKNQDNSNKYQKFVIWSDGDMDLKDAKGRYFTIERPFLVQNFDESMTD; encoded by the coding sequence ATGAAGGCAATACCATATATAAGAGTAGGAACCTCCTATTATAAAAAAGTCCAAGCACCTACCATCGCAGGGCATTTTAATGAAATACTGGTATCATGGAGTATTGAAACCATACGACAGGATCACGGAAAATCTTATTTAAGTAAAATCTCAAAGTATGATGGATTTACTTGTATACCAAATCATGTTGATTTTAAACAAGAATATAAAGGTTTTTATAACATCTACTCCCCCCTTAGCAAAACGCCAAAGAAAGGTTCAATTGAAACTACCCTGCATTTTGTAAAACACATCTTTGGCAAACAATATGAACTAGGGCTGGACTATCTGCAATTATTATATGTAAAACCTATTCAAGTACTACCTATTCTTTGTCTGGTATCTAAAGAGCGTTCAACCGGGAAAAGTACATTTCTTAAATGGCTAAAAGAAATCTTTGATAACAACCTTACTTATCTTACTAATGATAGCTTTAGTAGTCAGTTCAATGCTGATTGGGCCAACAAATTATTGATCTGCATTGATGAAGTGCTCTTTAACAAGGAAGAACTTACAGAACGTATTAAATATTTGAGTACTACCAATATCAATAAGCTAGAGGCGAAAGGAAAAGATAAACGTGAAGTCGAATTCTTCGGGAAGTTTATCCTTTGTAGCAATAATGAAGATAACTTCATTAAAATTGATGCTAACGAAACCCGGTTCTGGGTAATCAAAGTACCAACCATTGAAAAAGAGCATACGGATTATCTGGAAAAGCTAATTTCTGAAATCCCTGCCTTTCTCTATTTTCTTAAACACAGGCAGCTCTCTACGAAACATTTAACTCGAATGTGGTTCGCACCACAGCAAATCAAAACAGTTGCTTTGAAAAAATTAGTTCAACACAATCGCAATCGTGTTGAAAAGGAATTGGCCAGTATCATTTTAAGTGTCATGGAAAAATTTGATTTAGAAAAGGTACACCTATGCCCTATTGATGCCTTACATGCACTTAATAAAACAAGGGTCAAAACAGATTTAACACAACTTCGAAGATTATTAAAAAAGGATTGGAAATTAAAGAACCAGGACAACTCCAACAAATATCAAAAGTTTGTGATTTGGAGTGATGGAGATATGGATTTAAAAGATGCAAAAGGACGCTATTTTACTATAGAAAGGCCTTTCCTAGTCCAAAATTTTGATGAATCGATGACAGATTGA
- a CDS encoding toprim domain-containing protein, producing MKKEKINCKKARNICLLQVLAKFEHFPKKESEKEAWFLSPLRSETQASFKVSKIKNRWYDHGLGIGGNVIDLIIEILNCSVREALGFLNNEASVFSFQQQPVFKEKNAGLIILKVRLIQHPGLINYMASRKIPLVTAKNYCQEVWYQNNDKTYFALGLQNNDGGWELRNKYYKTSTSPKTFSHLNKGHKSLLVTEGMFDLLSLDSMLQEKIKEVDLLVLNSVAFANNAVPTLMNYEKILLYLDNDRSGDLVTNYLLDACPQSHDCREFYKGYKDANEKLMSWI from the coding sequence ATGAAAAAAGAAAAAATAAACTGTAAAAAAGCTCGAAATATTTGCCTACTCCAGGTGTTGGCAAAATTTGAGCATTTTCCCAAAAAGGAATCGGAAAAAGAAGCTTGGTTTCTAAGTCCATTACGGTCAGAAACACAAGCCTCTTTTAAAGTATCTAAAATAAAGAATAGATGGTATGATCATGGGTTAGGGATTGGAGGAAATGTCATAGACTTAATCATCGAAATTTTGAATTGTTCTGTTAGGGAAGCGTTGGGCTTTTTAAACAATGAAGCTTCCGTCTTCTCTTTTCAACAGCAACCAGTTTTTAAAGAAAAAAATGCAGGTTTAATCATATTAAAGGTTCGGCTAATTCAGCACCCGGGGTTGATAAATTATATGGCCTCAAGAAAAATACCATTGGTCACAGCCAAGAATTATTGTCAAGAAGTCTGGTATCAAAATAATGACAAGACATATTTTGCTCTAGGTTTACAAAATAATGATGGAGGGTGGGAATTGCGAAACAAATACTACAAAACATCAACTTCACCCAAAACATTTAGCCATCTAAATAAGGGGCATAAAAGTTTATTGGTTACCGAAGGGATGTTTGATCTGTTATCCCTTGATAGTATGTTACAAGAGAAAATAAAAGAAGTTGATCTATTAGTGCTTAATTCAGTTGCCTTTGCAAATAATGCTGTTCCTACACTAATGAATTATGAAAAAATCCTTCTCTATTTAGACAATGACCGATCGGGTGATTTGGTAACAAACTATCTATTGGATGCATGTCCACAATCACATGATTGCAGGGAGTTTTACAAAGGATATAAAGATGCAAATGAAAAGCTGATGTCATGGATTTAA
- the mbpA gene encoding mobilization protein MbpA, protein MDLRTKKHNSKTVVKTVLQLTQEHLKDGDTILLDIGEKDLLETNSRCVPVGTISITPDGRNEKKSRFKRKTEVIKFRCTSMEKKLLKNRAKRSGLTLSEYFRRVAFEKKITERLTEDEIIIYSTLVKFHNNFKSIGNMYRKRNPKLTEEVYRLANEIKTHLQKLSQ, encoded by the coding sequence ATGGATTTAAGAACAAAAAAACATAACTCAAAAACAGTTGTGAAAACTGTACTTCAGTTAACTCAAGAGCATTTAAAAGATGGCGATACTATTCTTTTAGATATCGGTGAAAAAGATTTGTTGGAAACAAATTCGAGATGTGTGCCTGTGGGCACAATCTCGATTACTCCCGATGGTCGCAATGAAAAAAAGAGTCGGTTTAAGAGGAAAACCGAAGTGATCAAATTTAGGTGTACTTCCATGGAAAAAAAGTTATTGAAGAACAGGGCGAAACGATCTGGGTTGACACTCAGTGAATATTTTAGAAGAGTAGCGTTTGAAAAGAAGATTACTGAGCGCTTGACCGAAGATGAGATTATTATTTATAGCACCTTGGTTAAGTTTCATAACAACTTTAAGTCCATTGGAAATATGTATCGCAAACGAAATCCAAAACTTACCGAAGAAGTATATCGATTAGCTAATGAGATAAAAACACATTTACAAAAGTTATCGCAATGA
- a CDS encoding relaxase/mobilization nuclease domain-containing protein yields MIGKGKAIAHTQASVAYGWNQEKGAEVVFKQELVGDSPAEITQEFKMVQDQNYHCQKNTLSFVISPTIEDGKRLQQKDLEIICKRFMKEMKLEQRQAIAFVHRNKEHTHIHLYVNRIDFRGVAYNDSFIGKRSQYAAERVAEQMQLTTVKQVQFEKEFLLKEVRQEIKRRHELTLKQFTTKNFEDYIKAMQTNGVKVLPSINKAGNIQGFRFEFNGYNLKGSEVHRSMTGGNIGQRLYGRSNKVIKNIAPIKVLDKAIPLAPRLVLSIAKKITKQVVKHSIDVGIGI; encoded by the coding sequence ATGATAGGAAAAGGAAAAGCCATTGCACATACTCAAGCTTCGGTAGCCTATGGATGGAATCAGGAAAAGGGAGCTGAAGTTGTATTTAAGCAAGAACTGGTTGGTGATAGTCCTGCTGAAATTACTCAGGAATTTAAAATGGTCCAGGACCAGAACTATCATTGTCAAAAAAATACACTGTCCTTTGTGATCAGCCCGACCATAGAAGATGGAAAACGATTACAACAAAAAGATCTTGAAATAATCTGTAAACGATTTATGAAAGAAATGAAACTGGAGCAACGACAGGCCATAGCATTTGTTCATAGAAATAAAGAGCATACTCATATCCACTTATATGTAAATCGTATTGATTTTCGAGGTGTAGCCTATAATGATAGTTTCATTGGAAAACGCAGTCAATATGCCGCTGAAAGAGTTGCGGAGCAAATGCAATTAACTACCGTCAAACAAGTACAGTTCGAAAAAGAGTTTTTATTGAAGGAGGTTCGACAGGAAATCAAACGAAGACATGAACTGACCTTAAAACAATTTACCACAAAGAATTTTGAGGATTATATAAAAGCCATGCAAACCAATGGTGTAAAAGTATTGCCAAGTATCAATAAAGCAGGAAATATTCAAGGGTTTCGCTTTGAATTCAACGGTTATAATTTGAAAGGTAGCGAAGTGCATCGTAGCATGACCGGTGGCAACATTGGGCAACGACTTTATGGTCGGTCAAATAAAGTCATAAAAAACATAGCTCCAATAAAAGTGTTGGATAAAGCTATTCCTTTAGCTCCAAGATTGGTTTTAAGTATTGCAAAGAAAATTACAAAACAAGTTGTGAAACATTCTATAGACGTAGGGATTGGAATTTAA
- a CDS encoding DUF6730 family protein: MTRAKEYMELLTSEMEEFRSDVSRLEIINDQIQNTKVAIDLSEIKSLLETYNNQLKRQSELQERQYRRFETLFKKAGVYPKWAVIIFIIAILISVVSLVYASKTKTTLEKFRGINQIEKVISF, encoded by the coding sequence ATGACTAGAGCTAAAGAATATATGGAATTGTTAACTTCTGAAATGGAAGAATTCCGTAGTGACGTAAGCAGACTGGAAATTATTAATGATCAAATCCAAAATACAAAGGTGGCTATTGATTTGTCAGAAATAAAATCACTCTTGGAGACTTATAACAATCAACTTAAAAGGCAAAGTGAACTACAAGAAAGGCAATACAGAAGATTTGAAACCTTGTTTAAAAAAGCTGGAGTATATCCTAAATGGGCAGTTATTATTTTTATTATTGCAATCCTTATTTCAGTAGTATCATTAGTATATGCTTCTAAAACTAAAACGACCTTAGAAAAATTCAGAGGCATAAATCAAATTGAAAAGGTTATTTCTTTCTAA
- a CDS encoding hydrogenase — MANVLWLQGGACSGNTMSFLNAEEPTVVELITDFGLNILWHPTTGLQIGDQVQDLLRDIIAGKEQMDILVYEGSLIQGPNGTGSMNYFADRPMKDWIKELSEVAGYVVAIGDCATWGGIPAVPPNPSESTGLQFHKKNKGGFLGANYVSKGGLPVINIPGCPAHPDWITQILVAIAVGRIGDVVIDDYHRPKTFFTDFVQDGCTNVTNFAQKVDGNFGKRGGCLFYEVGCRGPMTRASCNNILWNRQSSKTRSNHPCLGCTEPGFPHHDLKKGSVFNTMKYLGVLPKEVPHGRTKLAYYMEAGFQKVMPKNRRVMEASK; from the coding sequence ATGGCAAACGTTTTATGGTTACAAGGGGGAGCATGTAGTGGTAACACTATGTCTTTTCTTAACGCGGAAGAACCAACCGTTGTAGAGCTCATCACTGATTTTGGTCTAAATATACTTTGGCATCCAACCACTGGATTGCAAATTGGTGACCAAGTACAGGATTTACTAAGAGATATTATTGCAGGTAAAGAGCAAATGGATATTCTTGTTTATGAAGGTTCATTAATTCAAGGACCAAATGGAACAGGATCAATGAATTATTTTGCTGACCGCCCAATGAAAGATTGGATTAAAGAATTATCTGAAGTAGCTGGCTATGTTGTTGCCATAGGAGATTGTGCTACATGGGGAGGAATTCCTGCTGTACCACCTAACCCGAGTGAATCTACTGGTTTGCAGTTTCACAAAAAAAATAAAGGAGGTTTTTTAGGCGCTAACTATGTTTCTAAAGGTGGTTTGCCAGTAATCAATATACCTGGTTGTCCTGCACATCCAGATTGGATTACCCAAATACTGGTAGCAATTGCTGTTGGTCGTATTGGTGATGTTGTAATTGATGATTATCATAGACCAAAAACATTCTTTACAGATTTTGTTCAGGATGGTTGTACTAATGTAACCAATTTTGCTCAAAAAGTAGATGGGAACTTTGGTAAACGTGGTGGTTGCCTGTTCTATGAAGTAGGATGTAGAGGACCAATGACTAGGGCAAGTTGTAACAACATATTGTGGAACAGACAATCAAGCAAAACACGTTCAAATCATCCATGTTTAGGGTGCACTGAACCAGGTTTCCCTCATCATGATCTTAAGAAAGGAAGTGTATTCAATACTATGAAGTACCTAGGTGTTTTGCCTAAAGAAGTACCTCACGGCAGAACAAAATTAGCATATTATATGGAAGCTGGCTTCCAAAAAGTTATGCCTAAGAACCGTAGAGTAATGGAAGCTTCGAAGTAA
- a CDS encoding nickel-dependent hydrogenase large subunit → MSVKELNISPVGRVEGDLDVKVYIDNGKVTRAHTQAAMFRGFEKIMAGKDPQSGLIVTPRICGICGGSHLYCASSALDTAWGTKLSPNALLLRAIGQASETLQSIPRWYYAIFATDLANKKYANKPLYKEVVKRWSAYVGETFQKGLTASALPVQIYALFGGQWPHSSYMVPGGVMCAPTLKDITRAHAILAQFKNDWLEPIWLGCSIERYMKIKSWDDMLAWVEENESHKNSDLGLLIRAGIEFGLDKFGQGVGKFLATGTYLHKDMYNNPTIEGRNDALISSSGFFDGENWHEFDHLKVSEHVKHSWYDNQEDGLHPWDEPLPTPAKSQVLHDTNFDGQYSWAKSPRYDGHACETGPLARCVMNANPNNKEHQIRDPLFGDIIKKLGPSVFTRVLARVHEAPRIYKFIEQWLSEIDLDGVFYNKPIEKDGKGFGATEAARGALAHWIEIKDGVIKNYQVMAPTTWNVGPNDANGNPGPIESALTGIEIEDPADPVEVGIVARSFDSCLVCTVHAHDEKSGVELSKFKL, encoded by the coding sequence ATGTCAGTAAAAGAATTAAATATTTCACCTGTAGGTCGCGTTGAAGGCGATTTAGATGTTAAGGTGTACATAGATAATGGTAAAGTAACTCGAGCACATACCCAAGCAGCAATGTTTCGAGGGTTTGAGAAAATTATGGCGGGTAAAGATCCACAGTCAGGTTTAATTGTAACGCCTCGAATTTGTGGTATTTGTGGAGGATCACATCTGTATTGCGCATCATCTGCTCTTGATACTGCATGGGGAACTAAACTGTCACCTAATGCTTTATTGTTAAGAGCAATAGGACAGGCTTCTGAAACTCTTCAAAGTATTCCGAGATGGTATTATGCCATTTTTGCTACAGATTTAGCTAATAAAAAATATGCCAATAAACCCCTGTATAAAGAGGTTGTAAAACGTTGGTCAGCATATGTAGGAGAAACCTTTCAAAAAGGGCTAACAGCGAGTGCCCTTCCTGTACAGATTTATGCGTTGTTTGGTGGTCAATGGCCACACTCAAGCTATATGGTACCTGGAGGTGTAATGTGTGCGCCTACTCTAAAAGATATTACAAGAGCACATGCTATTTTAGCGCAATTTAAAAATGATTGGTTAGAACCTATTTGGCTAGGTTGTTCTATTGAGCGATACATGAAAATAAAGTCGTGGGACGACATGCTAGCTTGGGTAGAAGAAAATGAGTCGCATAAAAATAGTGACTTAGGATTATTAATCAGAGCTGGTATTGAATTTGGATTAGATAAATTTGGTCAAGGCGTTGGCAAGTTCTTGGCAACAGGAACATACTTACATAAAGATATGTATAATAATCCTACTATTGAAGGAAGAAACGATGCTTTAATAAGCTCAAGCGGATTCTTTGATGGAGAAAATTGGCATGAGTTTGATCATTTAAAAGTGAGTGAGCACGTTAAGCACTCTTGGTATGATAATCAGGAAGATGGTTTACATCCGTGGGATGAGCCGTTACCAACACCCGCAAAATCTCAAGTATTACATGATACAAATTTTGATGGACAATACTCTTGGGCTAAATCACCAAGGTATGATGGCCATGCATGCGAAACAGGGCCACTTGCTCGCTGTGTGATGAATGCAAACCCTAACAATAAAGAACATCAAATTAGAGATCCTTTATTCGGAGATATTATCAAAAAATTAGGACCTAGTGTATTTACACGTGTATTGGCACGTGTACATGAAGCTCCTAGAATCTATAAATTTATCGAGCAATGGTTATCAGAAATAGACCTTGATGGTGTGTTTTATAACAAACCTATTGAAAAAGATGGAAAAGGCTTTGGTGCTACCGAAGCAGCTCGAGGTGCTTTAGCTCATTGGATAGAAATAAAAGATGGTGTTATTAAAAATTATCAGGTTATGGCACCAACCACTTGGAACGTAGGGCCTAACGATGCTAATGGAAATCCTGGACCAATTGAAAGTGCTTTAACCGGCATAGAAATTGAAGATCCAGCTGATCCTGTTGAAGTGGGTATTGTAGCCCGTTCTTTTGATTCGTGTTTAGTATGTACTGTACATGCTCATGATGAAAAAAGTGGTGTCGAATTATCGAAATTCAAGTTGTAA
- a CDS encoding hydrogenase maturation protease — protein MQIAIMGFGNPVRSDDGVGMYVIEKLKEHIGDNEAINIFDMGTAAFEVLFGLKGHQKIILVDAALNTNEPVGTLFKVPAEEVLRAPQDDPLVFLHGMKWDQALSYAKKILQDEYPDDIQVYLIAIENTKLEVELSDAVKDAGDKVVEHILEELKVSEVL, from the coding sequence ATGCAAATTGCAATCATGGGTTTCGGAAACCCTGTAAGAAGTGATGATGGTGTTGGAATGTATGTCATTGAAAAACTCAAGGAGCATATTGGTGATAATGAGGCCATCAATATTTTTGATATGGGAACAGCGGCTTTTGAAGTCCTTTTTGGATTAAAAGGGCATCAAAAAATTATACTGGTAGATGCAGCTTTAAATACCAATGAACCTGTAGGAACACTTTTTAAAGTTCCTGCCGAAGAAGTTTTGAGAGCACCACAAGATGATCCTTTGGTGTTTTTGCATGGTATGAAATGGGATCAAGCATTGTCGTACGCTAAAAAGATTTTACAAGACGAGTATCCAGACGATATTCAGGTGTATTTAATTGCCATAGAAAATACGAAGTTAGAAGTAGAATTAAGTGATGCAGTTAAAGATGCAGGAGATAAAGTCGTTGAACATATACTAGAAGAATTAAAAGTTTCAGAAGTATTGTGA
- a CDS encoding hydrogenase maturation nickel metallochaperone HypA, producing the protein MHETSIVNSIMRTLEMEFEQEKLNKMKAIHLKVGILSNIEPRLLHNAYSAYHITNPGYHHVVLHIESTELKIQCEVCNHITDVKNYRFICDNCERPSKNVIQGEEMLIHKVEFDD; encoded by the coding sequence ATGCACGAAACATCCATCGTTAATAGCATTATGCGAACTTTAGAAATGGAGTTTGAACAAGAAAAATTGAATAAGATGAAAGCCATTCACCTTAAAGTTGGCATCTTATCGAACATTGAACCTCGATTGTTGCACAATGCCTACAGTGCTTACCATATTACGAATCCAGGCTATCATCATGTAGTGCTTCATATAGAGTCAACTGAACTAAAAATTCAGTGCGAGGTGTGCAACCATATCACAGATGTTAAAAACTATCGATTTATCTGTGATAATTGTGAAAGGCCCAGTAAAAATGTGATTCAAGGTGAAGAAATGTTAATCCATAAAGTAGAATTTGACGATTAA